A single window of Salvia splendens isolate huo1 chromosome 8, SspV2, whole genome shotgun sequence DNA harbors:
- the LOC121745788 gene encoding uncharacterized mitochondrial protein AtMg00300-like: MQDGCIRVLTEVRYIPQVKRNLISLGLLERKGCVFSSAGGKMVVSKNSKIVMQAERIASLYYLLAEVQVSEGLELWLKRLGHPAERSIRELVKSGVMKGQLEVEHLRCEECMLGKSKKLTYSKGKHTLAKPLD, translated from the coding sequence ATGCAGGATGGTTGTATTAGAGTCTTGACAGAGGTAAGATATATACCTCAAGTTAAGAGAAATCTGATTTCTCTTGGCCTTCTTGAAAGAAAGGGCTGTGTATTCTCTTCTGCTGGAGGGAAGATGGTGGTGTCTAAAAACAGCAAGATAGTGATGCAGGCAGAGAGAATAGCTAGCCTATATTACCTGCTAGCTGAGGTCCAGGTGTCTGAGGGCTTGGAGTTATGGCTTAAAAGATTGGGCCATCCAGCTGAGAGGAGTATCAGAGAATTAGTGAAATCTGGGGTCATGAAGGGTCAGCTGGAGGTGGAGCATCTCAGATGTGAGGAGTGTATGCTTGGGAAATCTAAAAAGCTCACCTATTCAAAGGGCAAGCACACATTAGCCAAGCCGTTGGACTAA